A window of Theileria equi strain WA chromosome 4 map unlocalized gcontig_1105471998858, whole genome shotgun sequence contains these coding sequences:
- a CDS encoding U1 snRNP protein, putative (encoded by transcript BEWA_016870A) → MATVLPTSTKAAKQALYTQRVEADESIPPNQTLYIKNLNDRVKLDVLKGDLQDLFSKYGTILDIVAMSSFWRKGQAWIIYNDIESAKKAMEELQGHMYHGHAMHINFALEKSDLISKADGTFKEREKGPKKPRAIKEREEKQRLLFKEMQRDFITGNLDGMAHAIPHQDGVSQFNPETAKALAAAQARAAELALASKRAIQSAKGANAQRRGGFSAPVIPNRTLFVESLPEGVTTNDVISLFCRMPGYIEARVIPARKVAFVDFDNDMNSGYAMQTLQGQTINGTMISISYAKH, encoded by the coding sequence ATGGCCACTGTGTTGCCTACCAGTACCAAGGCTGCAAAGCAGGCCTTGTATACTCAAAGAGTTGAGGCAGACGAGAGTATACCGCCGAACCAAACTCTCTATATAAAAAATTTGAACGATCGCGTTAAGTTGGATGTTTTAAAGGGGGATCTGCAGGACCTTTTTTCAAAGTACGGCACTATACTTGACATTGTTGCCATGTCTTCATTCTGGCGCAAGGGACAGGCTTGGATAATTTACAACGACATAGAGAGTGCGAAAAAGGCTATGGAGGAATTGCAAGGACACATGTACCATGGCCATGCCATGCATATAAACTTTGCACTTGAAAAGAGCGATTTAATTTCCAAGGCAGATGGAACATTTAAAGAGAGAGAAAAGGGACCAAAGAAGCCTAGAGCAATAAAAGAAAGGGAAGAGAAGCAGAGGCTTTTATTTAAAGAAATGCAGAGAGATTTTATCACGGGAAACCTTGATGGAATGGCCCATGCAATCCCACATCAAGATGGAGTATCGCAATTTAACCCAGAAACCGCAAAGGCGCTTGCAGCTGCACAGGCTAGGGCTGCGGAACTTGCTTTGGCATCTAAAAGAGCAATTCAAAGCGCCAAAGGTGCAAATGCGCAAAGGAGAGGAGGTTTTTCTGCGCCAGTTATTCCTAATCGTACCTTATTCGTGGAATCTTTGCCAGAGGGTGTTACTACAAACGATGTAATTTCACTGTTTTGTCGCATGCCAGGGTATATTGAAGCTAGAGTCATCCCTGCACGTAAAGTGGCCTTTGTGGACTTTGACAATGACATGAATTCTGGATATGCTATGCAGACACTTCAGGGTCAGACAATTAACGGAACCATGATTTCAATAAGCTACGCAAAGCATTGA
- a CDS encoding signal peptide containing protein (encoded by transcript BEWA_016880A), which produces MELFSILYILLILQISWSADDEKSKREESSRVAPSKEPPKNPTGITLDIDKLDPSQFSFNEYYYDGVHTQIIVPHEGVTVIKVLQSLLTIWMIRSYEKFEYCKIYMKNGKPHIVSVTKSNRSGVKHANYLRAVGRWKNCDDLTEQINKLKVPISSDEDMIFNLVESESNRECNIFATNIVGSQVRFYFPNPGYTSTKVVYGTSLVWNSTGDKRCIACDLYFENEKPSFVILSIKDHGHVDHIYIGKNADESWGDSREDDTTNDEVMPSICHESDDKAGAHGDSGKDPQKIDFTTTSPSKDTTTNTGRKLGRIGKRIGSFRFRTHSFRVPRPTKPEASTERSEASESSRGASEDLHGIDTWRKDVLETKIASGSESLDSEPGKSSSSSYYDVFSEVECTSPVFEPAVVRPKVRTEPRKPDGIPTPTMYSPQPKELVTAQEEPAKRLASETSPTTPTHLYATSDLTTLNLQFPDYTSCKSFNYNCEGVQTRWTIPLNCVITKLVNIRSEIWNAKPGEEFVYTKAYLNKDGQPEIVLVVVKSKDSISKKYYKHKNGLWPRSKKCYSEKIKTLKSFTPKKGEFTIILGDENETAECNIFNVTILDTQVRALIPKPGNHAILVVHGEHTLWKAENNKHCLFAYLYFKDELPYLVRMKIRTLEGSEHKFFKKDAEKWVEIALEDFVSDTSAGLVTHIDNSLADDIISS; this is translated from the coding sequence ATGGAACTATTTTCCATACTATACATACTTTTAATACTGCAGATTTCTTGGTCTGCAGATGACGAAAAAAGTAAGAGAGAAGAATCCTCTAGAGTTGCTCCTTCAAAAgaacctccaaaaaatcCTACTGGTATAACTCTTGACATTGATAAACTTGACCCTAGCCAGTTTTCATTTAATGAATACTATTATGACGGAGTTCATACCCAGATTATTGTTCCACATGAGGGTGTTACTGTGATAAAGGTTCTCCAGTCGTTGCTTACCATATGGATGATCCGATCCTatgaaaaatttgaataCTGCAAGATATACatgaaaaatggaaaacCTCATATTGTAAGTGTTACAAAGAGTAACCGCAGTGGTGTAAAGCATGCAAATTATTTAAGGGCCGTtggtagatggaaaaaCTGCGATGATCTTACTGAGCAAATTAATAAGCTAAAGGTACCAATATCATCGGACGAAGATATGATATTTAACCTTGTGGAGTCAGAAAGTAACAGAGAATGTAATATATTTGCGACTAACATAGTAGGATCTCAGGTGCGATTTTATTTTCCCAATCCTGGCTATACATCTACCAAAGTTGTTTATGGGACTTCCCTTGTATGGAATTCTACTGGAGACAAGAGGTGTATTGCTTGCGATCtctattttgaaaatgagAAACCATCGTTTGTCATCCTTAGTATCAAAGATCATGGACATGTGGACCACATATATATTGGCAAGAATGCTGACGAATCTTGGGGAGATTCAAGAGAAGATGATACTACCAATGATGAAGTTATGCCATCAATTTGCCACgaatctgatgataaagCAGGAGCCCatggagattctggaaAGGACCCACAGAAAATTGATTTCACGACTACATCGCCATCAAAGGATACCACCACCAATACTGGTAGGAAGCTTGGCCGTATCGGAAAGAGAATAGGATCCTTCAGATTTAGGACACATTCTTTTAGAGTTCCCAGACCAACAAAACCCGAAGCTTCCACGGAACGTTCTGAAGCCTCAGAGTCGTCTCGCGGAGCTTCTGAAGATCTTCATGGAATAGATACATGGAGAAAAGATGTACTGGAAACTAAAATAGCTTCAGGATCAGAGTCATTGGATAGTGAACCTGGAAAATCCTCAAGTTCATCATATTATGATGTATTTAGTGAAGTTGAGTGTACATCACCTGTGTTCGAACCAGCCGTAGTCAGACCAAAGGTTAGAACTGAACCAAGGAAACCGGATGGAATCCCTACACCAACTATGTATTCACCTCAACCAAAAGAATTAGTTACAGCACAGGAAGAACCAGCCAAGCGATTGGCTTCAGAGACTTCACCTACAACCcctacacatttgtacGCAACATCAGATTTAACTACACTTAACCTTCAATTTCCCGACTATACAAGTTGTAAGTCCTTCAACTATAACTGTGAAGGCGTTCAAACAAGGTGGACAATCCCGCTAAATTGCGTCATTACAAAGCTCGTTAATATCCGTTCGGAGATTTGGAATGCTAAGCCCGGTGAAGAATTTGTATACACAAAAGCATATCTTAACAAAGATGGCCAACCGGAAATTGTCCTTGTTGTTGTAAAATCAAAGGATAGTATATCCAAAAAGTACTATAAACATAAGAACGGTCTTTGGCCACGGTCTAAGAAATGCTATAGtgaaaaaataaagacATTGAAGAGTTTTACACCAAAGAAGGGAGAGTTTACCATTATATTAGgggatgaaaatgaaacTGCAGAATGCAACATATTTAACGTTACGATTTTGGATACTCAGGTTCGTGCTCTGATCCCCAAACCTGGAAATCATGCTATATTAGTTGTGCATGGTGAGCATACCTTATGGAAGGCTGAAAATAACAAACACTGTTTATTTGCTTACCTTTATTTCAAGGATGAGCTACCATACTTGGTTCGTATGAAAATCAGAACGTTAGAAGGATCTGAACACAAATTCTTTAAAAAAGACGCTGAGAAATGGGTGGAAATAgcactagaagactttgTTTCGGATACCTCTGCTGGATTAGTTACACATATTGACAATTCTCTGGCCGATGACATAATATCGAGCTAA